CCGCTCAGGCGCCAGGCCGTGAAGATCGCCAACAGAATCGCAATCAGGATCATCGACCCGGTGGCGTAGCCCAGTTCAAGGGTGCGGTCCATGAAGTCGGACATGGTGGTGCCGGCGGTGCTGGTCGACAGAATCACGATCCAGTACAGCAGCGGCTTGTAGGTCTTGGCCATCAGTTGGCTGATCAGCGTCAGCACGAACACGCTGATCAGGATCAGCGAGCTGAGGGCGTACCCGACGTTGAGGGTCATCGACAGCAAGTCCCCCGCGGTTTCCCCCAGGGTCGTCGCGCAGATTTTCATGACCCAGAACGCCAGGGTGATTTGAGGCAGTTTGTTCATCGCAAGCAAAGCTCCAGTGTGGGACGGCCGGTTCTTGGTTTTCTGGCCGTGGGCAGACTGGCGTCGCACCGGTGAAAAACCGGTCGGCAACAGATGAAAAATCCGTCATATCGCGAAAAACAGCGATTAATCCCCCATTAATGCTGCCCCGGCATCCTGCCACTACCTGATCGATGACCCGCGCGGCGTTCGCTCCCGACAGTGGAAGCCCATTCAATGCGTCGTCCTTAATATCAAGTTAATCGATTGTTTTTAGCATTTATTTGCGCTTTTTTATCAATTTAGTTGGCGTAGCATTAAACCCATGCAAGACACACCCGCCAACGAATCTGGAGTCACTCACATGAAAACCAAACTGATCCTCGCTTTCGCCTTGTCCGTAATGGCCGCCAACACCTTTGCTGCCGACGGTTTTGATCGCACTGGCTCGGCCGTCGCTGCCGATGGTTACGACCGCACTGGCTCGGCCGTCGCTGCCGATGGTTACGACCGCACTGGCTCGGCCGTCGCTGCCGATGGTTACGACCGCACTGGCTCGGCTGTCGCTGCCGATGGTTATGACCGCACTGGCTCGGCCGTCGCTGCCGATGGTTACGACCGCACTGGCTCGGCTGTCGCTGCCGATGGTTATGACCGCACTGGCTCGGCCGTCGCTGCCGATGGTTACGACCGCACTGGCTCGGCAACTGTCGCCGAGGATGGCTACGACCGCACCGGTTCGGCGACCTTTGCTGAAGACGGTTACGACCGCACCCAATCCGCTTCGATCAGCTGATTGCAGTCGTAAAGCGCACAGCCCGGCTTCGGCCGGGCTTAGTCATTTCTGGGGCACGGCAAATATCCCCTGTGGGAGCGGGCTTGCTCGCGAAAGCGCCGGGTCAGTCAACCACTGTGGCAACTGAAAGATTGCATTCGCGAGCAACCCCGCTGCCACAAAGGGGATTGCATCAACTGGAATATCTTTGTGTGACTGGAAAATGCTGTTTCAGACTTGCACTATTGCCTTCTACAAACGCCCTCCAGGAACCTCCAGCCATGTCCGATGACATCCACTTCTACGAACCCGCCAACGGCCACGGCCTGCCTCACGATCCGTTCAACGCCATCGTCGGCCCGCGCCCCATCGGCTGGATTTCTTCGCAGGATGCCCACGGCCGGCTGAACCTTGCGCCTTACAGCTTCTTCAACGCGTTCAACTACATTCCGCCGATCATTGGTTTTTCCAGCGTCGGACGCAAAGACAGCCTGAACAACATCGAGCAGACCGGCGAGTTCGTCTGGAACCTCGCCACCCGGCCGCTGGCCGAGCAGATGAACCAGAGCTGCGCAATGGTCGCGCCTGAAGTCAACGAGTTTGAACTGGCGGGGCTGACGCCCGTGGCGTCGAAGGTGATTGCGGTACCACGGGTGGCCGAAA
The Pseudomonas fluorescens genome window above contains:
- a CDS encoding heme utilization protein — encoded protein: MKTKLILAFALSVMAANTFAADGFDRTGSAVAADGYDRTGSAVAADGYDRTGSAVAADGYDRTGSAVAADGYDRTGSAVAADGYDRTGSAVAADGYDRTGSAVAADGYDRTGSATVAEDGYDRTGSATFAEDGYDRTQSASIS
- a CDS encoding flavin reductase family protein, translating into MSDDIHFYEPANGHGLPHDPFNAIVGPRPIGWISSQDAHGRLNLAPYSFFNAFNYIPPIIGFSSVGRKDSLNNIEQTGEFVWNLATRPLAEQMNQSCAMVAPEVNEFELAGLTPVASKVIAVPRVAESPVSFECKVTQIIQLQRADGETVPSWLILGEVVAVHIAKWLLKDGIYDTAAAEPILRGGGPADYFQLGPEALFKMWRPGAGK